The Pithys albifrons albifrons isolate INPA30051 chromosome 13, PitAlb_v1, whole genome shotgun sequence genome has a segment encoding these proteins:
- the DTWD1 gene encoding tRNA-uridine aminocarboxypropyltransferase 1 isoform X1 yields MAGNGGTVFPPSELPLLSAGRVCAAQPERNRALGSAPEQTQTGRCGPAGPRSARAASAPPALHFGSVPGPAGAAGSGAGQITMSLSSSTQGPKRSTECLESLELQTPSSFQDNPLQQLQLASQEVLERAKKSGRSKCPRCNSSRMFYCYTCFVPVETVPTKEIPTVKLPLKIDIIKHPNEIDGKSTAVHAKLLAPDDVTIYKYPCIPEYEEKRHEIALIFPGPNSVSVKDLAFHLQKHSPKGVCNSDDDCSKEPVLKQAKIEPKEEKPPDDCTSGSRNEGTRLKRIIFIDSTWNQTKKIITDERLQGLLQIELKTRKTCFWRHQKGKPDTYLSTIEAIYYFLVDYHQEILKENYQGQYDNLLFFFSFMYTLIKNAKRCAEKE; encoded by the exons ATGGCTGGGAACGGCGGGACTGTCTTCCCTCCCAGCGAGCTGCCCCTGCTTTCTGCTGGCCGGGTTTGTGCGGCACAGCCCGAGAGGAACCGCGCTCTGGGCAGCGCTCCGGAACAGACACAGACAGGGCGGTGCGGCCCGGCCGGACCGCGCTCTGCCCGCGCCGCTTCCGCTCCGCCCGCGCTGCACTTTGGTTCCGTTCCGGGGCCTGCGGGGGCcgcggggagcggagcggggcag ATAACCATGTCTTTGAGTTCATCTACACAAGGACCAAAGAGAAGTACTGAGTGTTTGGAATCCCTGGAACTACAGACTCCATCATCATTTCAGGATAACCCTCTTCAACAACTACAGTTGGCATCCCAGGAAGTGCTGGAAAGGGCGAAAAAGAGCGGGAGATCAAAATGCCCCCGATGCAATAGTTCAAGGATGTTCTATTGTTACACGTGCTTTGTTCCTGTTGAAACTGTCCCTACCAAAGAAATTCCAACTGTGAAG TTACCTTTGAAGATTGACATTATCAAACACCCAAATGAAATAGATGGGAAGAGCACTGCTGTGCATGCCAAGCTCCTGGCACCTGATGATGTTACAATTTATAAATACCCTTGCATTCCTGAATATGAAGAAAAGAGACATGAA ataGCACTTATATTTCCTGGCCCCAATTCGGTTTCAGTAAAAGATCTTGCTTTCCATCTCCAAAAGCACTCTCCAAAAGGTGTCTGTAATAGCGATGATGACTGTTCCAAAGAGCCGGTTctcaaacaagcaaaaatagaacctaaagaagaaaaacctcCAGATGACTGCACCTCTGGCAGCAGGAATGAAGGCACTAGACTGAAGAGAATAATATTTATTGACAGTACCTGGAATCAAACCAAGAAGATAATAACTGATGAACGACTTCAAG gGTTGCTACAAATTGAGTTGAAGACAAGGAAAACGTGTTTTTGGCGTCATCAGAAGGGAAAGCCAGATACGTACCTCTCCACAATAGAAGCAATTTATTATTTCCTTGTGGACTATCATCAGGAAATTTTGAAAGAGAACTACCAAGGACAATATGataatctgctttttttcttttcatttatgtATACATTGATTAAAAATGCCAAGCGTTGTGCAGAAAAAGAGTAA
- the DTWD1 gene encoding tRNA-uridine aminocarboxypropyltransferase 1 isoform X2, translating into MVKILHQLQGVRQHLCGWKPGKYPSMITMSLSSSTQGPKRSTECLESLELQTPSSFQDNPLQQLQLASQEVLERAKKSGRSKCPRCNSSRMFYCYTCFVPVETVPTKEIPTVKLPLKIDIIKHPNEIDGKSTAVHAKLLAPDDVTIYKYPCIPEYEEKRHEIALIFPGPNSVSVKDLAFHLQKHSPKGVCNSDDDCSKEPVLKQAKIEPKEEKPPDDCTSGSRNEGTRLKRIIFIDSTWNQTKKIITDERLQGLLQIELKTRKTCFWRHQKGKPDTYLSTIEAIYYFLVDYHQEILKENYQGQYDNLLFFFSFMYTLIKNAKRCAEKE; encoded by the exons ATGGTGAAAATtctgcaccagctgcagggagTGAGACAACACCTGTGTGGATGGAAGCCTGGAAAATACCCATCAATG ATAACCATGTCTTTGAGTTCATCTACACAAGGACCAAAGAGAAGTACTGAGTGTTTGGAATCCCTGGAACTACAGACTCCATCATCATTTCAGGATAACCCTCTTCAACAACTACAGTTGGCATCCCAGGAAGTGCTGGAAAGGGCGAAAAAGAGCGGGAGATCAAAATGCCCCCGATGCAATAGTTCAAGGATGTTCTATTGTTACACGTGCTTTGTTCCTGTTGAAACTGTCCCTACCAAAGAAATTCCAACTGTGAAG TTACCTTTGAAGATTGACATTATCAAACACCCAAATGAAATAGATGGGAAGAGCACTGCTGTGCATGCCAAGCTCCTGGCACCTGATGATGTTACAATTTATAAATACCCTTGCATTCCTGAATATGAAGAAAAGAGACATGAA ataGCACTTATATTTCCTGGCCCCAATTCGGTTTCAGTAAAAGATCTTGCTTTCCATCTCCAAAAGCACTCTCCAAAAGGTGTCTGTAATAGCGATGATGACTGTTCCAAAGAGCCGGTTctcaaacaagcaaaaatagaacctaaagaagaaaaacctcCAGATGACTGCACCTCTGGCAGCAGGAATGAAGGCACTAGACTGAAGAGAATAATATTTATTGACAGTACCTGGAATCAAACCAAGAAGATAATAACTGATGAACGACTTCAAG gGTTGCTACAAATTGAGTTGAAGACAAGGAAAACGTGTTTTTGGCGTCATCAGAAGGGAAAGCCAGATACGTACCTCTCCACAATAGAAGCAATTTATTATTTCCTTGTGGACTATCATCAGGAAATTTTGAAAGAGAACTACCAAGGACAATATGataatctgctttttttcttttcatttatgtATACATTGATTAAAAATGCCAAGCGTTGTGCAGAAAAAGAGTAA
- the DTWD1 gene encoding tRNA-uridine aminocarboxypropyltransferase 1 isoform X3, with translation MSLSSSTQGPKRSTECLESLELQTPSSFQDNPLQQLQLASQEVLERAKKSGRSKCPRCNSSRMFYCYTCFVPVETVPTKEIPTVKLPLKIDIIKHPNEIDGKSTAVHAKLLAPDDVTIYKYPCIPEYEEKRHEIALIFPGPNSVSVKDLAFHLQKHSPKGVCNSDDDCSKEPVLKQAKIEPKEEKPPDDCTSGSRNEGTRLKRIIFIDSTWNQTKKIITDERLQGLLQIELKTRKTCFWRHQKGKPDTYLSTIEAIYYFLVDYHQEILKENYQGQYDNLLFFFSFMYTLIKNAKRCAEKE, from the exons ATGTCTTTGAGTTCATCTACACAAGGACCAAAGAGAAGTACTGAGTGTTTGGAATCCCTGGAACTACAGACTCCATCATCATTTCAGGATAACCCTCTTCAACAACTACAGTTGGCATCCCAGGAAGTGCTGGAAAGGGCGAAAAAGAGCGGGAGATCAAAATGCCCCCGATGCAATAGTTCAAGGATGTTCTATTGTTACACGTGCTTTGTTCCTGTTGAAACTGTCCCTACCAAAGAAATTCCAACTGTGAAG TTACCTTTGAAGATTGACATTATCAAACACCCAAATGAAATAGATGGGAAGAGCACTGCTGTGCATGCCAAGCTCCTGGCACCTGATGATGTTACAATTTATAAATACCCTTGCATTCCTGAATATGAAGAAAAGAGACATGAA ataGCACTTATATTTCCTGGCCCCAATTCGGTTTCAGTAAAAGATCTTGCTTTCCATCTCCAAAAGCACTCTCCAAAAGGTGTCTGTAATAGCGATGATGACTGTTCCAAAGAGCCGGTTctcaaacaagcaaaaatagaacctaaagaagaaaaacctcCAGATGACTGCACCTCTGGCAGCAGGAATGAAGGCACTAGACTGAAGAGAATAATATTTATTGACAGTACCTGGAATCAAACCAAGAAGATAATAACTGATGAACGACTTCAAG gGTTGCTACAAATTGAGTTGAAGACAAGGAAAACGTGTTTTTGGCGTCATCAGAAGGGAAAGCCAGATACGTACCTCTCCACAATAGAAGCAATTTATTATTTCCTTGTGGACTATCATCAGGAAATTTTGAAAGAGAACTACCAAGGACAATATGataatctgctttttttcttttcatttatgtATACATTGATTAAAAATGCCAAGCGTTGTGCAGAAAAAGAGTAA